One genomic window of Candidatus Poribacteria bacterium includes the following:
- the pdxA gene encoding 4-hydroxythreonine-4-phosphate dehydrogenase PdxA translates to MIRTEVQIQSEAVGHRTSTPRTANKPKIGITMGDAAGIGPEIIVKALARKDVYLLCQPIVIGSPAIFQDACSRFTTPSRTPQLKLNIIGTPLQANAKYGTIDVLDVSSITPQDISVGTIDARAGAAAVKAIETGTHLAMQSEIDAITTAPICKAAIHRAGIPYPGHTEMLAAFTNTPHEVMMLCTPEALMSQQTNDANNKVAFAVSFVTSHIALTDVPKYLSVQRIVEVIRVTQEVLVRCGIPEPRLVVAGLNPHAGEEGMFGKEEEHFIRPAIEQVKAHAHPGTIDGPLPADALFVKASQGEWDAVIAMYHDQGNIPIKLLGFGDLVNVTLGLPIVRTSVDHGTAFDIAGKGIASENSLVAALNCASQLVKL, encoded by the coding sequence ATGATTCGCACAGAGGTCCAGATCCAATCCGAAGCCGTTGGGCACCGAACAAGTACGCCGCGCACCGCGAACAAACCAAAAATTGGGATAACGATGGGGGACGCGGCTGGCATCGGTCCCGAAATCATTGTTAAGGCACTGGCGCGCAAAGACGTATATTTACTGTGTCAACCAATTGTCATTGGCAGCCCTGCCATTTTTCAGGATGCATGCTCACGCTTCACAACACCCTCCCGGACTCCACAGTTAAAACTTAATATCATAGGAACACCGCTCCAAGCGAACGCAAAGTACGGTACAATTGATGTGCTTGATGTCTCCTCAATAACACCTCAGGACATCTCCGTCGGTACTATAGATGCCCGCGCGGGTGCCGCTGCTGTCAAAGCGATTGAAACCGGGACGCACCTTGCGATGCAAAGCGAGATCGACGCGATCACAACCGCCCCAATATGCAAAGCCGCTATACACCGCGCAGGCATACCCTATCCGGGACACACAGAAATGCTTGCTGCCTTCACTAACACACCACACGAGGTGATGATGCTCTGCACACCTGAGGCATTGATGTCCCAACAGACTAACGATGCCAACAACAAGGTTGCTTTTGCAGTCTCTTTCGTGACAAGCCACATCGCATTGACTGATGTGCCGAAATACCTTTCCGTCCAAAGAATCGTGGAGGTTATTCGTGTCACTCAGGAGGTGCTGGTGCGCTGCGGTATCCCGGAACCGCGACTTGTCGTTGCTGGTCTGAACCCACACGCAGGTGAAGAAGGGATGTTCGGGAAAGAGGAAGAGCATTTTATCCGTCCAGCCATCGAACAAGTCAAGGCACACGCGCACCCCGGTACGATAGATGGACCGCTACCGGCTGATGCCCTTTTCGTCAAAGCGAGCCAAGGTGAGTGGGACGCTGTTATCGCTATGTACCATGATCAAGGCAATATCCCGATAAAACTTCTCGGATTTGGGGATCTTGTGAATGTCACCTTGGGTTTACCGATAGTCCGTACGAGTGTGGATCACGGTACTGCGTTTGATATAGCTGGCAAGGGGATCGCGAGTGAAAATAGTTTGGTAGCAGCACTCAACTGCGCTTCACAACTCGTAAAATTATAA
- a CDS encoding S4 domain-containing protein — protein MRLDKFLQVSRLVKRRTIANTLCSKGAVSVNGHIAKAGKMLVVGDVIRLPGPPPSAAEVHPADIAEVPESEYEILELPTGNVSRSRAATLYRQLNP, from the coding sequence ATGCGGTTAGACAAATTCCTGCAAGTTAGCCGTCTTGTAAAACGGCGGACAATAGCCAATACCCTCTGTAGCAAAGGTGCGGTCAGTGTCAACGGACACATTGCGAAAGCCGGAAAGATGCTTGTTGTTGGAGATGTTATTCGCTTACCAGGGCCCCCGCCCTCTGCAGCGGAGGTGCATCCGGCGGATATCGCGGAGGTTCCTGAATCTGAATACGAGATTCTTGAACTACCCACTGGAAATGTCTCGCGCTCGCGCGCCGCAACACTCTATCGTCAATTAAATCCGTAG